The following proteins are encoded in a genomic region of Oceanisphaera profunda:
- the gmhB gene encoding D-glycero-beta-D-manno-heptose 1,7-bisphosphate 7-phosphatase, which yields MSRAAIFLDRDGVINQDSGYVSTRDNFVFIEGVIGAMKQLKEKGYQLIVVTNQSGIARGLFSENDFIRLTEWMDWSLADQDVDLDGIYFCPHHPTEGSTANTQACQCRKPAPGMFLEAIADLDIDASASYMVGDKVSDLQAAQAAGVTNLVLVRTGKEITAEGEALAGAVYPSLVEFAEKLPTLV from the coding sequence GTGAGCAGAGCAGCAATTTTTCTCGACCGAGATGGCGTTATCAATCAAGACAGCGGCTATGTGTCCACTAGGGATAACTTTGTCTTTATTGAGGGCGTGATCGGCGCCATGAAACAGCTAAAAGAAAAAGGCTATCAGCTAATAGTGGTGACCAATCAATCGGGTATTGCGCGGGGCCTGTTTAGCGAAAATGACTTTATTCGTTTAACCGAATGGATGGACTGGTCACTCGCGGATCAAGATGTGGATCTCGACGGTATTTACTTTTGTCCTCATCATCCTACAGAGGGCAGCACAGCAAACACCCAAGCATGCCAGTGCCGTAAACCGGCACCAGGCATGTTTTTAGAAGCCATTGCCGATCTGGATATAGATGCCAGCGCTTCTTATATGGTGGGTGATAAGGTTTCTGACCTGCAAGCCGCCCAAGCGGCAGGCGTAACTAACTTAGTATTAGTGCGCACCGGTAAAGAAATCACGGCCGAAGGCGAAGCATTAGCGGGCGCCGTGTATCCGTCTTTGGTCGAATTTGCCGAAAAACTCCCCACATTGGTGTGA
- a CDS encoding ABC transporter ATP-binding protein: protein MTRAISIEQVRGAAPELNASKSAAPLLQLENLAQHFTLGGGLLRRGQTLYAVDGVSFTLAAGKTLGLVGESGCGKSTLARSLLKLQQPSSGRIHFDGQDITDYSARQMRPLRQQMQLVFQDPQESLNSRHTIATILQEPFVIHGIGTAQERQVWAGELLQRVGLPVSALNRYPHEFSGGQRQRIGIARAMALKPKLLVCDEAVSALDVSVQSQILNLLLSLQQEYQLAILFIAHNLSVVKHISDHIAVMYLGRIIELAPSDELYAQALHPYTQALLAAIPEPDPRRRKVPLMLQGEPPSPANPPSGCHFRTRCPYVGERCINEVPPLLPAAPTLGAQSLLNIGPAGGEAHHVACHFHREIMSGERLPQNLESCDIITSLI from the coding sequence ATGACCAGGGCCATAAGCATCGAGCAAGTGCGGGGAGCTGCCCCAGAGCTGAACGCATCAAAATCAGCCGCGCCTCTCTTGCAGCTAGAAAACTTAGCCCAGCACTTCACGCTGGGTGGTGGTTTATTACGTCGCGGCCAAACCTTATATGCAGTTGATGGCGTCAGCTTTACGCTGGCCGCTGGCAAAACACTGGGGCTGGTGGGTGAGTCGGGCTGTGGTAAGTCGACGCTGGCCCGATCCTTACTCAAGTTACAACAACCTAGCTCAGGCCGCATTCATTTCGATGGTCAAGATATTACCGACTACTCTGCGCGACAAATGCGCCCTTTACGCCAGCAAATGCAGCTGGTGTTTCAAGACCCTCAAGAATCCTTAAACAGTCGCCACACCATAGCGACTATCCTGCAAGAGCCGTTTGTTATTCATGGGATCGGTACGGCGCAAGAGCGCCAAGTCTGGGCCGGTGAATTATTGCAGCGAGTTGGTTTGCCAGTTTCGGCGCTCAATCGTTATCCCCACGAATTTTCTGGCGGCCAACGACAACGCATTGGCATAGCGCGCGCCATGGCGCTCAAGCCCAAGTTATTAGTGTGTGATGAGGCCGTGTCCGCATTGGATGTGTCGGTACAATCGCAGATTTTGAACTTGTTGCTCTCGCTGCAGCAAGAATACCAACTGGCGATCTTGTTTATTGCCCACAATCTTTCGGTAGTGAAGCACATCTCCGATCATATCGCCGTTATGTACTTAGGGCGCATCATTGAGCTGGCACCCAGTGATGAGTTATACGCCCAAGCCTTGCATCCTTATACCCAAGCCTTGTTGGCCGCGATCCCAGAGCCGGATCCCAGACGGCGCAAGGTGCCCCTGATGCTACAGGGCGAGCCACCGTCACCGGCCAACCCGCCATCGGGGTGTCATTTTCGTACCCGTTGTCCTTATGTCGGTGAGCGTTGCATCAATGAAGTGCCACCTTTACTGCCAGCAGCACCGACGCTTGGCGCACAATCCTTATTAAACATAGGGCCAGCTGGCGGTGAAGCGCATCACGTCGCCTGTCACTTTCATCGAGAGATCATGAGTGGTGAACGCTTACCTCAGAATTTAGAGAGCTGTGATATTATTACGTCTCTTATATAG
- a CDS encoding ABC transporter ATP-binding protein: MEPLLGIEQTEPLLQVDNLAVSFTTEQGEFRVVDDVSFSLLPGQTLGLVGESGCGKSVTALSLLGLLPKPAGQVVGGQALFQGQDLLTLTAEQRYKVRGNKIAMIFQEPMTALNPVHTVGRQLMEVYQLHRPEMNKREQQQAAMEMLQQVGIPEAKARLKAYPHQLSGGMRQRVMIAMALACEPDLLICDEPTTALDVTIQAQILHLIKALQQKNGMAVLFITHDLGVVAQICDQVLVMYAGRSAEQAPVLSLYERPAHPYTQGLLASIPRLDQPSKTILATIPGQVPGIEEQASGCRFANRCAYQTDICQQQPSVEQVAATHTVWCHHWRELAL, from the coding sequence ATGGAGCCGCTGTTAGGGATTGAACAAACAGAGCCGCTGCTACAAGTTGATAATCTGGCGGTGAGCTTTACCACCGAGCAGGGCGAGTTTCGGGTGGTAGACGATGTGAGCTTTAGCTTGCTGCCTGGCCAAACCTTAGGTTTAGTGGGCGAGTCCGGTTGCGGCAAGAGCGTCACTGCTTTGAGCTTATTGGGCTTACTGCCCAAGCCAGCGGGCCAAGTGGTGGGCGGCCAAGCCCTATTTCAAGGACAAGATCTCTTAACCTTAACTGCCGAACAGCGTTATAAAGTGCGCGGCAATAAAATTGCCATGATCTTCCAAGAGCCGATGACAGCACTCAATCCGGTGCACACCGTGGGCCGCCAGTTGATGGAGGTCTATCAACTGCACAGACCCGAGATGAATAAGCGTGAGCAACAGCAAGCAGCCATGGAGATGTTGCAACAGGTCGGCATCCCCGAAGCTAAGGCGCGACTCAAAGCCTATCCCCATCAGTTATCGGGTGGTATGCGTCAACGGGTGATGATTGCCATGGCGCTGGCCTGTGAGCCGGATTTATTGATTTGTGATGAGCCAACCACGGCACTGGATGTCACCATACAGGCGCAAATTCTGCATTTAATCAAAGCCTTGCAGCAGAAAAACGGCATGGCGGTATTATTTATTACTCATGACTTAGGCGTAGTGGCGCAAATTTGTGACCAAGTACTCGTCATGTATGCGGGGCGCAGCGCCGAGCAAGCACCGGTATTGAGCTTATACGAACGCCCAGCCCATCCTTATACCCAAGGCTTATTGGCTTCTATTCCTCGGCTAGACCAACCCAGCAAAACCATATTGGCCACCATTCCCGGCCAAGTGCCAGGCATAGAAGAGCAGGCGAGCGGTTGTCGCTTTGCTAATCGCTGTGCCTATCAAACCGATATCTGCCAACAGCAACCCAGCGTGGAGCAAGTGGCGGCGACGCATACAGTGTGGTGTCATCATTGGCGGGAGTTAGCATTATGA
- a CDS encoding extracellular solute-binding protein: MKKLFKHLGGWLLGLGLVASINVSAAELPSGLDWQTNNDDPIFASPEAKRGGVFNLSLMSFPLTFRTVGPDSNTAFRSFILENQLGLYSLHPVTQNPIPGLATHWAFGGDNKTMYFKLNPAARWSDGEPVTSADFLFAIEMMRSEVIRAPWYNNYFSEEIVDVTAFDEYTISVTAGSEKSQRELLNTVGLTPEPKHFYTLTDDWVRSYNWAQAPVTGAYVMDDVKRGRSISFKRLDDWWGNSLKYYQHRFNPDVIRLTVIRDLNISYRHFLRGDIDTFGLILPEWWHDKTDTPEYKQGLINRIWFYNDMPQGAQGFHLNTAHPRLSDQRVREGMAHALNMQRMLDTILRGDYERMHTFGTGYDAFTDAGIHARDYDIKRARELFAEAGYDQQGPGGFLRNNAGDVLSLAVTYTTQEHTPRLAILREEARKAGLDLQLNLVDGASGFKVMLEKKHEAAWLGWAGGGLYPQYWEFFHSANANKPQTNNLFNIADEQLDQLIEQYRVTMDLDAKADISRQIQRRVNELAIFIPGYQVPYTREAYWRYVRLPETKGSRFSPSLFWPMQGSPYSTGGLFWIDEDLKKEVKAGKVRFEPVLEIDETWRHKEQ; encoded by the coding sequence ATGAAAAAATTATTCAAACATCTTGGTGGCTGGTTGCTGGGCCTAGGGCTAGTGGCCAGCATCAATGTTAGTGCCGCCGAGCTACCCAGCGGGCTGGATTGGCAGACTAATAATGATGATCCTATTTTTGCCTCTCCTGAGGCCAAGCGTGGCGGTGTGTTTAATTTAAGCTTGATGAGCTTTCCGCTGACCTTTCGCACCGTAGGGCCGGACTCCAATACCGCGTTTCGCTCTTTTATCTTAGAAAATCAGTTAGGGCTATATTCACTGCACCCCGTCACTCAAAATCCCATTCCCGGCTTGGCGACTCATTGGGCCTTTGGTGGCGATAATAAAACCATGTACTTCAAGCTCAATCCGGCCGCGCGCTGGTCTGATGGTGAGCCGGTCACCAGTGCCGATTTCTTGTTTGCGATCGAGATGATGCGCTCCGAGGTGATCCGCGCCCCTTGGTATAACAACTACTTCAGCGAAGAGATTGTTGATGTGACGGCCTTCGATGAATACACCATTTCAGTCACCGCGGGCAGCGAAAAAAGTCAGCGCGAGTTACTCAATACCGTGGGCTTAACGCCAGAGCCGAAACATTTTTATACGCTCACCGACGATTGGGTGCGCAGCTACAACTGGGCGCAAGCGCCGGTAACCGGTGCTTACGTGATGGACGATGTAAAACGTGGCCGTTCTATTAGCTTTAAGCGCCTCGATGATTGGTGGGGCAATAGCTTGAAGTATTATCAGCACCGTTTTAATCCGGATGTGATCCGCTTAACCGTGATCCGCGACCTTAATATCTCTTATCGGCATTTTTTGCGTGGCGACATCGACACCTTTGGTCTGATTTTACCCGAGTGGTGGCACGATAAAACCGATACCCCAGAATACAAACAGGGCTTAATTAATCGCATTTGGTTTTATAACGACATGCCTCAAGGCGCCCAAGGTTTTCACCTGAATACTGCTCATCCCCGTTTAAGTGACCAACGTGTGCGCGAAGGCATGGCGCATGCACTGAATATGCAACGCATGCTCGACACCATATTGCGCGGTGATTATGAGCGCATGCATACCTTTGGGACCGGTTACGATGCCTTTACCGATGCGGGCATTCATGCTCGCGATTACGATATTAAGCGCGCCCGAGAGCTGTTTGCTGAAGCGGGATATGACCAACAAGGGCCCGGCGGATTTTTACGTAATAATGCGGGCGATGTACTGAGCTTAGCCGTTACCTATACCACTCAAGAGCACACGCCACGCTTGGCTATCTTGCGCGAAGAAGCCCGTAAAGCGGGGCTCGACTTGCAGCTTAATTTGGTGGATGGCGCCAGTGGTTTTAAAGTCATGCTGGAGAAAAAGCATGAAGCGGCTTGGCTCGGTTGGGCGGGCGGTGGCTTGTATCCACAGTATTGGGAGTTTTTTCACTCGGCTAACGCCAACAAACCTCAAACCAATAACTTATTTAATATTGCCGATGAGCAGCTTGATCAGTTAATAGAGCAATACCGCGTCACTATGGACTTGGACGCTAAAGCGGACATCTCCCGCCAAATTCAGCGCCGCGTAAATGAACTAGCGATTTTTATCCCTGGTTATCAGGTGCCTTACACCCGTGAAGCTTACTGGCGTTATGTTCGTCTGCCCGAGACCAAAGGCAGCCGCTTTTCGCCGTCCTTATTCTGGCCCATGCAAGGATCGCCTTACAGCACCGGTGGTTTGTTCTGGATAGACGAAGATCTTAAAAAAGAAGTGAAAGCTGGCAAGGTGCGTTTTGAGCCGGTATTAGAGATAGATGAAACTTGGCGGCATAAGGAGCAGTAA
- a CDS encoding ABC transporter permease subunit — protein sequence MAQYFLRRLLLLIPTFLGITLVVFAITRFVPGGPVERMLMESQMQSSEFSQSSRGSQVLSAEQIDELKAFYGLDKPVFEAYRDWLTKLVRLDLGESSRYFLPVWELIKERLPVSAFFGICTFFLSYFISIPLGILKALKHNSRFDSITSMLIYAGYALPAYVVGIFLLTIFSFQLGWFPMGGFVGDDFYYLEGFWPKTLNLFHHALLPLIAYAIGDFAVLTMTMKNSLMENLSADYVRTAVAKGLPFHKAVTRHALRNSMIPIASHFGNVISVFFAGSFLIEVIFNIDGLGLLGYEAIVERDYPVVMGILAVTSLMMLVGNILSDICVAMVDPRVRFDG from the coding sequence ATGGCACAGTATTTTCTGCGGCGCTTATTGCTGCTGATCCCGACCTTTTTGGGAATTACCTTAGTGGTGTTTGCCATTACTCGCTTCGTCCCCGGTGGGCCCGTCGAGCGCATGCTAATGGAAAGCCAAATGCAAAGCAGCGAGTTTAGCCAAAGCTCGCGGGGCAGTCAGGTGCTGTCAGCAGAGCAAATTGACGAGCTAAAAGCCTTCTATGGCCTAGATAAGCCTGTGTTCGAAGCATATCGCGATTGGCTGACCAAATTGGTGCGATTAGACTTGGGCGAGTCGAGTCGCTATTTCTTGCCAGTGTGGGAGCTCATTAAAGAGCGGTTACCTGTGTCAGCCTTCTTTGGCATCTGTACCTTCTTCCTCAGTTATTTTATCTCCATACCCTTAGGCATCCTCAAGGCGTTGAAACACAACAGCCGCTTCGACAGCATTACTTCTATGCTGATTTACGCTGGTTATGCGCTACCCGCCTATGTAGTAGGCATTTTCTTACTGACTATTTTTTCGTTTCAGCTGGGCTGGTTCCCCATGGGCGGCTTTGTGGGTGACGATTTTTATTACCTAGAAGGCTTTTGGCCGAAAACCTTAAACCTATTTCATCATGCCTTATTACCACTAATTGCCTATGCCATTGGCGATTTTGCGGTGCTAACTATGACCATGAAAAATAGCTTGATGGAAAACCTCTCCGCAGATTATGTGCGCACCGCAGTGGCCAAAGGCTTGCCGTTTCATAAGGCAGTGACGCGCCATGCATTGCGCAACAGCATGATCCCCATCGCCAGCCATTTCGGTAACGTGATTTCGGTGTTTTTCGCCGGCTCTTTCTTAATCGAGGTGATCTTTAATATCGATGGCCTTGGCTTGCTGGGCTACGAAGCCATAGTAGAGCGCGACTATCCGGTGGTGATGGGCATCTTGGCGGTCACCTCCTTGATGATGTTAGTGGGTAATATTTTATCGGATATCTGCGTGGCGATGGTAGATCCTAGGGTGCGCTTCGATGGCTAA
- the metN gene encoding methionine ABC transporter ATP-binding protein MetN yields the protein MIKLINITKRYGDGKQAVHAVRNINLAVAAGQIMGVIGESGAGKSTLIRCVNMLERPTNGQVLVDDQDLTVLRESQLPAARRKIGMIFQHFNLLSSRTVFANVALPLELAGMSKADIKHRVTELLELVGLSNRANAYPNALSGGQKQRVAIARALAPNPKVLLCDEATSALDPNTTQSILTLLKDINRKLGLTILLITHEMQVVKTICDRVAIISDGELIEEGEVAWFFANAKTELARRFIASTINLAIPDDYQQRLQAEPAADSLPLVRLGFSGETVDSPLISILSRELNVDVSILSADMEYAGGVKFGFMLAELEGAPAQTQAALAYLQEHKIQVEVLGYVRRHG from the coding sequence ATGATCAAGCTAATCAATATTACTAAGCGCTACGGCGACGGCAAACAAGCCGTGCATGCGGTGCGCAACATTAATCTCGCCGTGGCTGCGGGCCAAATTATGGGCGTGATCGGTGAATCTGGCGCGGGCAAGAGCACGCTGATCCGCTGCGTGAATATGCTAGAGCGCCCCACCAATGGCCAAGTCTTGGTCGACGACCAAGATTTAACTGTGCTTCGCGAAAGTCAGCTGCCGGCAGCGCGGCGCAAGATCGGCATGATTTTTCAGCATTTTAATTTGTTGTCTTCACGCACAGTGTTCGCCAATGTCGCCCTGCCATTAGAGCTGGCCGGCATGAGCAAGGCGGACATTAAGCACAGAGTAACCGAGCTATTAGAGTTGGTGGGCTTAAGCAACAGAGCCAACGCTTATCCTAATGCGCTGTCTGGCGGTCAAAAACAACGGGTCGCCATCGCACGCGCCTTGGCTCCAAATCCTAAAGTATTGTTATGTGATGAAGCCACCTCGGCGCTGGATCCTAATACTACCCAATCGATTCTCACGCTATTAAAAGACATTAACCGCAAGCTCGGCCTGACCATACTGTTGATCACTCATGAAATGCAGGTGGTGAAAACCATTTGTGACCGAGTGGCGATTATCAGCGACGGCGAGCTGATAGAAGAAGGCGAAGTGGCGTGGTTTTTTGCCAATGCTAAAACTGAGCTGGCGCGCCGCTTTATTGCTTCCACCATTAACTTGGCCATTCCTGATGATTATCAGCAGCGTTTGCAAGCCGAACCGGCAGCCGACAGCTTGCCGTTAGTCCGCTTGGGCTTTAGTGGCGAGACGGTGGATAGCCCACTGATTTCTATTTTGAGTCGTGAGCTTAATGTGGATGTCAGCATCTTAAGCGCCGATATGGAATACGCAGGCGGCGTGAAGTTTGGCTTTATGCTGGCGGAGCTGGAAGGTGCGCCAGCACAAACACAGGCCGCACTGGCTTATCTTCAAGAACATAAAATTCAGGTAGAGGTACTCGGTTATGTCCGACGCCATGGTTAA
- a CDS encoding methionine ABC transporter permease yields the protein MSDAMVNLLLSALWETLLMTFGSGVIACLLGIPLGIALHVSKPGQIWQNAIFNKVLGTVINIGRSIPFIILMVAIIPFTRLVAGTSIGTMAAIVPLTVAAIPFVARLMEAALMEVPAGLVEAAQAMGAKRLQIISKVLLPEALPGMLNGIIITLVTLVNYSAMAGAIGGGGLGDVGIRYGYQRFDGQVMLITVVMLVVLVQIIQSAGERLVTYVDHR from the coding sequence ATGTCCGACGCCATGGTTAATTTGCTGTTATCAGCACTCTGGGAAACCTTATTGATGACCTTTGGCTCAGGGGTGATTGCCTGCTTATTAGGTATCCCTTTAGGCATAGCATTGCACGTCAGTAAGCCGGGGCAAATTTGGCAAAATGCCATTTTTAATAAAGTGTTAGGTACTGTGATTAATATTGGCCGCTCCATTCCCTTTATTATCTTAATGGTGGCCATTATTCCCTTTACCCGCTTGGTGGCCGGCACCAGTATCGGTACCATGGCCGCCATAGTGCCCCTTACCGTGGCTGCGATTCCGTTTGTGGCTCGCTTAATGGAGGCGGCGTTAATGGAAGTGCCCGCAGGTCTAGTAGAAGCAGCACAGGCTATGGGCGCTAAGCGCCTGCAAATTATTAGCAAAGTATTATTACCTGAAGCCCTGCCCGGCATGCTTAATGGCATTATTATCACGCTGGTGACCTTAGTGAACTACTCGGCCATGGCCGGTGCCATCGGTGGCGGTGGCTTGGGCGATGTAGGTATTCGCTACGGTTATCAACGCTTTGATGGGCAAGTTATGCTGATTACTGTGGTGATGCTGGTGGTATTAGTGCAAATTATCCAAAGTGCCGGCGAACGCCTGGTAACTTATGTAGACCATCGTTGA